From Pseudoalteromonas viridis, one genomic window encodes:
- a CDS encoding ATP-grasp domain-containing protein, whose amino-acid sequence MERQVACLVEACKQLSLRHECIDREQNLVRVYFNHGVEYFELNKTPFNSESIYGLCRDKMHSYQAFNKAVTMPETLSFLDPNVPDEYKHYLQYQNMDEIVAAVEHTFGYPVVIKSNSGALGVNVHLCQDKASLVAAFGEIFNGQSKHYDYLALAQAYVENKAEYRLVCGFGEPLLAYKRGMAQTFNVRYWEKNEVATLEQDETLLTALFEFVKPVFELANIGFVGFDIILGQDDRFYLIELNSSPKFNHLIIDNPELGPAAVTRMYKNMLQKLNNRTT is encoded by the coding sequence TTGGAAAGACAGGTCGCCTGCCTGGTAGAGGCATGTAAACAACTGAGCTTAAGACACGAATGTATCGACCGCGAACAAAATTTGGTCAGGGTGTATTTCAACCATGGTGTTGAGTACTTTGAGCTTAATAAAACCCCTTTTAACTCTGAGTCTATTTACGGCTTATGCCGTGACAAAATGCATTCATATCAGGCGTTTAATAAGGCTGTGACTATGCCCGAGACGCTCTCTTTCCTCGACCCCAATGTGCCAGACGAGTACAAACACTATTTGCAGTACCAAAACATGGATGAAATTGTTGCGGCAGTTGAGCACACTTTTGGCTATCCGGTAGTCATTAAAAGTAATAGCGGCGCACTGGGTGTGAATGTTCACTTATGTCAGGATAAAGCCTCGCTTGTGGCTGCCTTTGGTGAGATATTCAACGGTCAGTCAAAGCACTATGACTATCTGGCGCTGGCGCAGGCCTATGTTGAGAACAAAGCTGAATATCGTCTGGTGTGTGGCTTTGGCGAACCCTTGCTGGCCTATAAAAGGGGTATGGCGCAGACATTTAATGTGCGCTATTGGGAGAAAAATGAAGTCGCGACACTTGAGCAGGATGAGACTTTGCTCACGGCGCTGTTTGAGTTTGTTAAGCCCGTGTTTGAGCTGGCAAATATCGGGTTTGTTGGCTTTGACATTATCCTGGGTCAGGATGACCGCTTTTATCTGATTGAGCTGAACTCTTCCCCTAAGTTTAATCATCTGATCATAGATAATCCTGAGCTGGGACCAGCGGCGGTCACCAGAATGTACAAAAACATGCTACAAAAGCTGAATAATCGAACAACTTAG
- the bfr gene encoding bacterioferritin: protein MQGSQKVIDLLNKQLTLELSSMDQYLAHSKMYEDWGLSRLHHKLAHEYEEELDHAKRITERILFLEGTPDTASRAPIKVGENVQEMLENDLAAEITVKDHLKKVIAVCEEEQDYVSREMLEALLDDTEMDHIYWLEQHIGLIKLIGLPNYIQSQMSGGDPT from the coding sequence ATGCAAGGTTCTCAAAAAGTAATCGATTTACTCAACAAGCAGCTGACCCTGGAGTTATCGTCAATGGACCAGTATCTGGCCCATTCTAAAATGTACGAAGACTGGGGGCTGTCCAGATTGCACCATAAACTGGCCCACGAATACGAAGAAGAGCTGGATCACGCAAAGCGGATCACCGAGCGCATTTTGTTCCTTGAGGGCACGCCCGATACAGCATCCAGAGCGCCCATCAAAGTGGGAGAAAACGTTCAGGAAATGCTTGAAAATGACCTGGCAGCAGAGATCACGGTAAAAGATCATCTTAAGAAAGTCATTGCGGTCTGTGAGGAAGAGCAGGACTATGTGTCGCGCGAGATGCTCGAAGCGCTGCTTGACGACACTGAAATGGACCACATCTACTGGCTTGAACAGCACATTGGACTGATCAAACTCATTGGCTTACCAAATTATATTCAAAGCCAGATGTCGGGTGGCGATCCCACTTAA
- the bfr gene encoding bacterioferritin, giving the protein MQGSKQVIAALNQVLTLELTSINQYFLHARMWKNWGIEELNEKAYKKSIKDMKQADDLIERILFLEGLPNLQHLEKLRIGEHTEEMLSCDMAFETEQLPVLRSAIELCEKEQDYVSRELLEDILEYEEDYVDWLETQQFLIKNCGIENYLQSQIEE; this is encoded by the coding sequence ATGCAGGGTAGCAAGCAAGTAATAGCAGCATTAAATCAGGTCTTAACGCTCGAGCTGACGTCCATTAACCAGTATTTTTTGCACGCACGCATGTGGAAAAACTGGGGCATTGAAGAGCTCAACGAGAAAGCCTACAAAAAATCCATCAAAGACATGAAGCAGGCCGACGACTTAATCGAACGGATCTTATTCCTCGAAGGCTTGCCAAATTTGCAACATCTCGAAAAACTGCGTATTGGTGAGCACACCGAAGAAATGCTCAGCTGCGATATGGCATTTGAAACAGAGCAACTGCCGGTACTGCGCAGTGCCATTGAGCTGTGTGAAAAAGAGCAGGACTATGTCAGTCGTGAACTGCTCGAAGATATTCTGGAATATGAGGAAGACTATGTCGATTGGCTGGAAACCCAGCAATTCCTCATCAAAAATTGTGGCATAGAAAACTATCTGCAATCGCAAATTGAGGAGTAA
- the norR gene encoding nitric oxide reductase transcriptional regulator NorR, producing MGHIDLDQRTLSHLLGISTELAQQLPRVNEGDIGAFTQALVRAVQSVVTADAIAVLRCEQGIAYPLACSGLAPEAMGRRFVIKDHPRLAAIAGAQQPQVFAADCTLPDPYDGMLLATAGTLPVHACMGFSLYQDAQLVGMVTFDSLTPSAFEDVALPMLVMLQSLVAAHFATALNLAALSEQARHGRAMLREISHQSYTMIGNSEVMQRLKQDIDLVANSELSVLIQGETGTGKELVARRIHEHSSRAQGPFVQVNCASLSEHLAESEFFGHRKGAFTGADRHREGKFLVAHGGTLFLDEIGELPLGMQSKLLRALQSGEIQPVGTDKPQYVDVRIVAATNRDLRQEVEAGRFRADLYHRLSVFPLQVPPLRDRAQDIVPLAGFFVEQLRKKLGVRQLVLSAPFLKQLQAHDWPGNVRELEHVLSRAALKAKHAARAQDIVEVDIIHGVQWQACAVQVLEESPGSEATSVPAAQTLKAATEAFQKNLIKARLQANELNWAATARELSVDRANLVRLAKRLGIATLKKLT from the coding sequence ATGGGTCATATTGACTTGGATCAGCGAACCTTATCTCACCTGCTCGGTATCAGCACTGAGCTGGCTCAGCAACTTCCCCGTGTGAATGAAGGCGATATTGGCGCGTTTACTCAGGCCCTGGTACGTGCAGTTCAGAGTGTAGTAACGGCAGACGCCATTGCGGTTTTACGCTGCGAACAGGGGATTGCCTATCCGCTTGCCTGCTCGGGCCTTGCGCCAGAGGCGATGGGGCGGCGTTTTGTGATAAAAGATCACCCAAGGCTGGCGGCCATTGCTGGAGCTCAGCAGCCGCAGGTATTTGCGGCAGATTGCACTTTGCCAGACCCGTATGACGGTATGTTGCTGGCCACCGCCGGGACATTACCCGTACACGCCTGCATGGGCTTTTCGCTATATCAGGACGCGCAACTGGTTGGTATGGTCACTTTTGACAGCCTCACGCCCAGCGCGTTTGAAGACGTTGCGCTACCCATGCTTGTGATGTTGCAGTCTCTGGTTGCAGCACATTTTGCGACCGCACTGAACCTGGCAGCATTGTCTGAGCAAGCTCGGCATGGCAGGGCGATGCTCAGAGAGATCAGCCATCAGAGCTATACCATGATAGGCAACAGCGAGGTGATGCAACGGCTTAAGCAGGATATTGATCTGGTTGCTAATTCTGAGCTGAGCGTGCTGATCCAGGGTGAAACCGGTACGGGTAAAGAGCTGGTGGCACGGCGCATTCATGAACACTCCTCGCGCGCTCAGGGTCCGTTTGTTCAGGTCAACTGTGCGTCGCTAAGCGAACACCTGGCCGAAAGTGAGTTTTTTGGCCACCGTAAAGGGGCTTTTACCGGTGCCGACAGGCATCGTGAAGGTAAGTTCCTGGTGGCGCATGGTGGCACCCTGTTTCTTGATGAAATTGGTGAACTGCCGCTGGGCATGCAAAGCAAGTTACTGCGAGCGCTGCAAAGTGGCGAGATCCAGCCCGTCGGCACAGACAAGCCGCAATATGTTGATGTCAGGATAGTCGCTGCAACCAATCGGGATTTACGTCAGGAGGTTGAAGCGGGTCGATTTCGTGCCGACTTGTACCATCGCCTGAGCGTATTTCCGTTGCAAGTGCCGCCGCTGAGAGACCGAGCTCAGGACATTGTGCCGCTGGCGGGCTTTTTTGTTGAGCAATTACGTAAAAAGCTGGGAGTGCGTCAATTAGTGCTGTCGGCACCTTTTTTAAAACAATTGCAGGCACACGACTGGCCGGGCAATGTGCGCGAGCTGGAACATGTACTCAGCCGGGCGGCGCTGAAGGCCAAACATGCCGCCCGGGCGCAGGATATTGTCGAGGTTGACATCATCCATGGCGTTCAGTGGCAAGCCTGCGCCGTGCAGGTACTGGAAGAAAGCCCAGGCAGCGAGGCGACATCAGTGCCCGCTGCGCAAACCCTAAAGGCCGCCACAGAAGCGTTTCAGAAAAATCTCATCAAGGCCCGATTACAAGCCAATGAACTCAACTGGGCAGCCACTGCGCGCGAACTATCCGTTGATAGGGCAAACCTGGTGCGTCTGGCAAAACGTTTGGGCATAGCAACGCTTAAAAAGCTAACCTGA
- a CDS encoding NnrS family protein codes for MTLLNLDEPMPRTAKWYQLQHAPVLLLAFRPLFLLGSLWACCAMLVWFAILSGYLSWSASYPATLWHAHEMLFGFASAIAIGFLLTAAKNWTGVSTLNSWPLLGLCVLWGCARVAGVWSSQPLLWLMALQGAFWLIAIAHFTWVVVQVNNSKNYLFVPVLALLATLNMVFLVVVDQQAFELAGLLSQMAVLGFTLLISILGGRVVPFFISRGLGLAQQQRTPQLDKLLLFVSVMGAAGFFAHHFLQLAVVPGYLLILAGLLHLVRAAMWFNRRLFLVPLLWSLYLAYLMMALGLIGFGYAYFNTSLQAKDALHLITIGGMGMMILAMMARVALGHTARPLTPHPLMSVAFLLVLTSALIRSLLPTYIGAHLAWQLSALIWSASFALFVFIYAPMLVRKRLDGRRG; via the coding sequence ATGACCCTGTTAAACCTAGATGAACCCATGCCACGCACAGCCAAATGGTACCAGTTACAACATGCTCCGGTGTTGCTGCTGGCATTTCGTCCGCTGTTTTTACTTGGCAGCCTCTGGGCCTGCTGCGCAATGCTGGTGTGGTTTGCAATATTGAGCGGTTACCTGAGCTGGTCCGCCTCCTACCCGGCAACCCTTTGGCATGCACACGAGATGCTGTTTGGCTTTGCCAGCGCAATCGCCATTGGCTTTTTGTTGACTGCCGCCAAAAACTGGACCGGCGTGAGTACGCTAAACAGCTGGCCTTTGCTGGGGCTCTGCGTGCTCTGGGGCTGCGCCCGGGTCGCCGGAGTTTGGTCATCCCAGCCCTTATTGTGGCTAATGGCTCTGCAAGGTGCATTCTGGCTCATTGCCATTGCGCATTTCACCTGGGTGGTGGTGCAGGTTAATAACAGCAAAAATTATCTCTTCGTCCCTGTACTGGCTCTGCTGGCAACCCTGAACATGGTGTTTCTCGTGGTGGTTGATCAGCAAGCCTTTGAGCTGGCTGGACTGCTCAGTCAAATGGCCGTACTCGGCTTTACTTTGCTGATCAGCATACTCGGTGGCCGGGTTGTGCCCTTTTTTATCTCCCGAGGCCTGGGACTGGCACAGCAACAGCGTACTCCCCAACTCGATAAACTACTGCTATTTGTTTCTGTTATGGGGGCAGCTGGCTTTTTTGCGCATCACTTTTTACAGCTTGCTGTTGTACCTGGCTATCTGTTGATCCTGGCCGGACTGTTACACCTGGTGCGTGCTGCTATGTGGTTTAATCGGCGGTTATTTTTAGTGCCTCTGCTGTGGTCGCTGTATCTGGCCTACCTGATGATGGCGCTTGGCCTGATTGGCTTTGGTTACGCCTACTTCAACACAAGCTTGCAGGCCAAAGATGCCCTGCACCTTATCACCATAGGTGGTATGGGCATGATGATCCTGGCGATGATGGCTCGGGTTGCACTGGGCCATACTGCCCGTCCCTTAACCCCCCATCCACTGATGTCTGTGGCATTTTTGCTGGTTCTTACAAGCGCACTCATTCGCAGTCTGCTGCCCACATACATTGGCGCGCATCTGGCCTGGCAGCTCAGTGCCCTGATCTGGTCTGCCAGCTTTGCGCTGTTTGTCTTTATTTACGCCCCCATGCTGGTCCGCAAGCGCCTCGATGGGCGTCGCGGTTAG
- the hmpA gene encoding NO-inducible flavohemoprotein, with amino-acid sequence MLCQRTITLVKQSIPLLADAGVEVTEHFYQRMFAHNPELLDVFNLSNQRSGRQQFALFNALAAYATYIDQPEVLSDAIKRINHKHASLSIQPHHYPIVGEHLLATLREKFPQQFNAEIEQAWAEAYAFLADLFITQEEGIYRQAEQHHGGWRGTRRFTITQIVQESDLVKSFYLKPSDGQAVMPYQAGQYLAVQCDIPDQSHRQIRQYSLSHASNGQFYRISVKLDNLVSGYLHGLHEGDELDISPPAGDFVLRQTDTPKVLISAGVGITPMMAMLHTQAQQQSDQAVFFLHACRTPTQLSFNSELTKVADALPALTTYTWFEEGATGTSSQQIGAGRMILAPLSGTLPVNDGEFYLCGPTPFMADLKQQLLALGVDDARILYEVFGPHESL; translated from the coding sequence ATGCTTTGCCAACGAACCATTACTCTGGTTAAACAATCAATCCCTTTACTTGCAGATGCCGGTGTTGAGGTGACAGAACACTTTTACCAGCGAATGTTCGCACATAACCCCGAACTACTTGATGTGTTCAATCTCAGCAACCAGCGCTCCGGCAGGCAGCAATTTGCGCTGTTTAACGCACTGGCGGCCTATGCAACCTATATAGATCAGCCTGAGGTACTGAGTGATGCGATTAAGCGCATTAACCATAAGCATGCCAGCCTCAGCATACAGCCACACCATTACCCCATTGTTGGTGAGCACCTGCTTGCAACTTTACGGGAAAAGTTTCCGCAGCAGTTTAACGCAGAGATAGAACAAGCCTGGGCTGAGGCCTATGCCTTTTTGGCCGACTTATTTATTACTCAGGAAGAAGGCATTTATCGTCAGGCCGAGCAACACCATGGCGGCTGGCGTGGCACGCGCCGCTTCACTATCACTCAAATTGTTCAGGAATCTGACCTGGTTAAGAGTTTTTATCTTAAACCCTCTGATGGGCAGGCTGTGATGCCTTATCAGGCAGGACAATACCTGGCTGTGCAGTGCGACATCCCGGACCAAAGCCATCGGCAAATTCGCCAGTATTCTTTATCTCATGCTTCTAACGGCCAGTTTTATCGGATCTCAGTCAAGCTGGATAATCTGGTGTCCGGCTATTTACATGGCTTGCATGAGGGCGATGAGCTGGACATCTCCCCACCTGCAGGCGACTTTGTGCTCAGGCAAACCGATACGCCCAAAGTATTGATCAGTGCCGGAGTGGGTATTACGCCTATGATGGCGATGCTGCATACGCAAGCCCAGCAACAAAGCGACCAGGCGGTGTTTTTCCTCCATGCCTGCCGCACTCCGACGCAACTGAGCTTTAACAGTGAACTGACAAAAGTGGCGGACGCTCTGCCTGCACTGACGACTTACACCTGGTTTGAAGAGGGTGCAACCGGCACCAGCTCGCAGCAGATAGGTGCCGGACGTATGATTCTGGCGCCGTTGAGTGGCACCTTGCCCGTAAACGACGGCGAATTCTATCTTTGCGGCCCAACCCCCTTTATGGCCGACCTGAAACAACAGCTGCTGGCGCTGGGGGTTGATGACGCAAGAATACTGTACGAAGTTTTCGGCCCGCACGAAAGCCTGTAA
- a CDS encoding low molecular weight protein-tyrosine-phosphatase, translating to MSNAIQLSNPPRVLVVCMGNICRSPTMEAVLKHAAIVQGLNLEVDSAGTIAYHQGNPPDRRSAAAAHKRGYNLSSITARQVQPQDFEYFDLILCADEQNLADLQSRCPPHYQHKLALFLRYGEQPHDEVPDPYYGGGDGFELVLDLVERASDRIIAKLNHPG from the coding sequence ATGAGTAACGCCATTCAATTAAGCAATCCACCCAGAGTTTTGGTCGTGTGTATGGGCAACATCTGCCGCTCTCCGACCATGGAAGCAGTATTGAAGCATGCAGCCATTGTGCAGGGGCTTAATCTGGAAGTCGATTCTGCGGGCACCATTGCCTATCATCAGGGCAACCCACCCGACAGGCGCAGTGCTGCGGCTGCACATAAGCGGGGCTATAACCTGTCATCCATCACAGCCCGGCAGGTTCAGCCACAAGACTTTGAATACTTTGATTTGATCTTGTGTGCTGATGAGCAAAACCTGGCCGACCTGCAATCCCGCTGTCCGCCGCACTATCAGCACAAGCTGGCACTCTTTTTACGGTATGGCGAGCAACCACACGATGAAGTACCCGACCCCTATTATGGCGGCGGCGACGGCTTTGAACTGGTATTAGACCTGGTTGAGCGAGCCAGTGACAGGATCATTGCAAAGTTAAACCACCCCGGTTAG
- a CDS encoding ATP-binding protein has protein sequence MTQPLKQVKQLRIKLLLLLVIVFMALAALVPFVISSLNERNALNAHIESIKKITSEIIYYDEVLTMSSRMYTFTGDEKWSQRYLRIAGTLDQTLLEAQALDPVIADAIAATAQVNTKLIEIETKAFALRRAGMAEQAQQILLDEVYFALKSQYQATVFDALDKTRAQSETKLIQQNEFKTQILLVSLIVLALLFLAFIAYLYRHNKQADATVEDLVNSLNGSIAQLKTTSAELEQASKAKSQLLANMSHELRTPINGLYGALQLLRKETHSTESVSLLDTATMCSEMLSTLVNDILDFTQMEAGKLKLEVGEFDLSKVARTLEHIFSHECGQKKLRFDYTFEVQQPVRLGDELRLKQVLINLLSNAVKFTQRGRISLSIAAASDSEWVDIVIGDTGIGMTPEVLSKLFVQFEQGDASPTRLKGGAGLGLAIVKSLVDAMQGTIEISSEPGKGTQVTLAIPLSLPGESVQKESEQANFDGQKASSEAALQGLSILIVEDNAVNQIILQKMLVSQGAKTAVASNGEDAIEKMHGEIQLVLMDIQMPVMGGVEAFQVIRAKWPVVPVIAVTANVFESDVSHYVDLGFDAVVAKPISQSELTDSILANCVSVSE, from the coding sequence ATGACCCAACCGCTTAAACAGGTAAAGCAACTCAGAATTAAACTCCTGCTATTGCTGGTCATTGTATTTATGGCACTGGCGGCATTAGTGCCGTTTGTCATCTCTAGTTTAAATGAGCGCAATGCACTGAACGCGCACATTGAGTCAATCAAAAAAATAACCAGCGAAATCATCTATTACGATGAAGTTCTGACGATGTCATCGCGTATGTACACCTTTACCGGCGACGAAAAATGGTCACAGCGTTACCTGAGAATTGCCGGCACACTAGATCAGACTCTGCTTGAAGCCCAAGCGCTGGACCCGGTGATTGCCGATGCCATTGCGGCAACCGCGCAGGTAAACACCAAACTTATTGAAATTGAAACAAAAGCCTTTGCATTGCGCCGTGCGGGTATGGCCGAGCAGGCCCAGCAAATTTTACTCGATGAGGTCTACTTTGCGCTGAAGTCGCAGTATCAGGCCACCGTGTTTGACGCACTGGATAAAACCAGAGCGCAGAGTGAAACCAAGCTGATTCAGCAAAACGAGTTTAAAACCCAGATTTTGCTCGTATCTTTAATTGTGCTGGCGCTGTTATTTTTGGCCTTTATTGCTTACTTATATCGACATAATAAACAGGCCGATGCCACCGTTGAGGACCTTGTAAACTCCCTGAATGGCTCCATTGCGCAGCTGAAAACCACATCGGCAGAGCTGGAGCAGGCCAGTAAGGCTAAGTCGCAACTGTTGGCCAATATGTCCCATGAGCTGAGAACGCCAATCAATGGCTTGTATGGTGCACTCCAGTTGCTGCGTAAAGAAACACACTCAACGGAAAGTGTCTCTTTGCTGGACACTGCCACTATGTGCAGTGAAATGCTATCGACGCTGGTTAATGACATACTGGACTTTACCCAGATGGAGGCGGGCAAGCTGAAGTTGGAAGTCGGGGAGTTCGATTTAAGTAAAGTGGCCCGGACCTTAGAGCATATATTTAGCCATGAGTGTGGGCAGAAAAAACTACGCTTTGATTACACTTTTGAGGTACAGCAACCCGTGCGGCTGGGAGATGAACTACGACTTAAGCAGGTGCTGATTAACCTACTGAGCAATGCCGTTAAATTTACTCAGCGGGGCCGTATTTCGTTGTCTATCGCCGCAGCGTCGGACTCTGAGTGGGTTGATATTGTGATCGGTGATACCGGGATTGGTATGACACCAGAGGTGCTGAGCAAGCTGTTTGTGCAATTTGAACAGGGTGATGCCTCACCCACCCGGCTTAAGGGTGGTGCCGGACTGGGCCTGGCAATTGTGAAATCCCTGGTTGATGCCATGCAGGGGACCATTGAGATTTCCAGCGAGCCGGGGAAAGGGACGCAGGTGACCTTGGCAATACCGCTGTCACTGCCAGGGGAGTCGGTGCAGAAAGAGTCAGAACAAGCCAACTTCGATGGTCAAAAGGCAAGTTCAGAGGCGGCCTTACAGGGCTTATCGATTTTGATTGTTGAAGATAATGCCGTGAACCAGATCATCTTGCAGAAAATGTTGGTCAGTCAGGGGGCAAAAACAGCCGTGGCCAGCAATGGTGAAGATGCAATCGAGAAAATGCACGGCGAGATCCAGCTGGTATTGATGGATATTCAGATGCCCGTGATGGGCGGAGTTGAGGCGTTTCAGGTGATCAGAGCGAAGTGGCCGGTGGTACCTGTGATAGCGGTGACCGCCAACGTGTTTGAAAGTGACGTGTCACATTATGTGGACTTAGGGTTTGACGCTGTGGTAGCCAAACCCATTTCCCAGTCCGAGTTAACCGACTCTATTCTTGCCAATTGTGTGTCAGTGAGCGAATGA
- a CDS encoding sensor histidine kinase — MKLPGISIAQKLLLAMALTLAIVSVPVLFLFDWQTWLSGLSLAILVGAVILKLLTRNLFAGLQALESGLLNFKDSDFSTLLAYQNDDELGRLCQLYNQAAAQLRDEKQWIYQRELMLDKVLHSAPQALLLTDAQGIVVFSNHSAKALLNCEHNLEGMKLDKLAQQASPALHSALSEAVDGLFELHPEGADKQTWHLSNGELLLNNQFHRLYIFKQLTRELNRQEVAVWKKVIRIISHELNNSLGPISSMLHSGKILANKLEEARLERVFSTIDERISHLTEFVQGYGKFAKLPAPKLNPVCLSQLLSRLQSHWQFQCTQTGALPQSRQLLADAAQLEQLLINLLKNAHESGSDPDGVGIEVDFADQHALLRVVDAGQGMSEHIMANALIPFYSTKSTGTGLGLALCREIVEAHHGQIHLKNRPQGGLCVEVRLPLSAL; from the coding sequence ATGAAGCTGCCCGGAATCTCTATTGCACAAAAACTTCTGCTTGCAATGGCACTGACCCTGGCGATTGTCAGTGTCCCGGTGCTGTTTTTATTTGACTGGCAAACCTGGCTGAGTGGCTTGTCATTGGCCATATTAGTAGGCGCTGTCATACTCAAGCTGTTGACCCGCAACCTGTTTGCAGGTCTACAGGCGCTGGAAAGTGGCCTGCTCAATTTTAAAGACAGTGATTTTTCGACACTACTGGCCTACCAAAATGACGATGAACTGGGCAGGTTATGCCAGTTATACAATCAGGCAGCAGCGCAGCTCAGAGATGAAAAACAGTGGATTTATCAGCGCGAGCTGATGCTGGATAAGGTGCTGCACAGTGCCCCGCAGGCACTGTTACTCACTGATGCACAGGGCATTGTGGTTTTTTCAAACCACAGCGCTAAGGCGCTGCTTAATTGTGAGCATAACCTCGAAGGCATGAAGCTAGATAAACTGGCGCAGCAAGCCAGTCCGGCGTTGCATAGCGCGCTGTCGGAGGCAGTGGATGGTTTGTTTGAACTGCATCCCGAGGGGGCAGACAAACAGACCTGGCACTTGTCTAACGGTGAGCTGCTGCTCAATAATCAGTTTCATCGCCTCTATATTTTCAAGCAGCTGACTCGGGAATTGAACCGCCAGGAGGTGGCGGTGTGGAAAAAGGTCATTCGTATTATCAGCCACGAATTAAACAACTCGCTGGGACCCATTTCCTCTATGCTCCACAGCGGCAAAATCCTGGCGAATAAATTGGAAGAGGCACGGCTTGAGCGGGTGTTCTCGACCATAGATGAGCGGATTAGCCATCTCACTGAGTTTGTTCAGGGTTATGGCAAGTTTGCCAAGCTGCCGGCTCCTAAACTAAACCCTGTCTGCTTGTCGCAGTTGCTCTCACGCCTGCAATCTCATTGGCAGTTTCAGTGCACGCAAACGGGAGCCCTGCCGCAGAGCCGTCAGCTGCTGGCAGATGCGGCCCAACTCGAGCAATTGTTGATCAACTTGCTCAAAAACGCCCATGAATCGGGGAGTGATCCGGATGGTGTGGGTATTGAGGTGGACTTTGCCGACCAGCATGCGTTGCTACGAGTTGTGGATGCCGGTCAGGGAATGAGTGAGCATATTATGGCTAATGCCTTGATCCCCTTTTACTCGACTAAATCCACTGGCACGGGGTTAGGCCTGGCACTGTGCCGTGAAATAGTTGAAGCGCACCATGGCCAGATCCACTTAAAAAATCGCCCGCAGGGTGGGCTATGTGTTGAGGTTCGCTTGCCGCTCAGCGCTCTCTGA
- a CDS encoding sigma-54-dependent transcriptional regulator gives MNKILVVDDNQAVLDALSLLLELHDYQVETALTPFEALQIVRYQRIALVIQDMNFTADTTSGEEGKALFRELRAINPHLPVILITAWTELEMAIELVKAGAADYLAKPWDDQKLLTSVANLIALGEAKTQNEQYERVAQQRETLNEGADLRGLIYRSAAMQRVVDMAVQVAKSDVSVLITGDNGSGKEKVAEIIQANSTLKAAPFIKVNAGALPQELIEAELFGAEAGAYTGANKQRIGRFEAADGGTLFLDEIGNLPLSGQMKLLRVLQTGEFERLGSVETRRVNVRVISATNADLLSDIQSGRFRQDLYYRLNVIELNLPPLKSRSDDILPLIGHFLPGRELSLSAEQRLLSYDWPGNVRELENACKRAAVLNPQGLLEAQDFGLQQGAQRSEQPAQSKQEPGKAELEGAMREFHGVIAKVARHFGMSRQALYRRLQKHDIDY, from the coding sequence ATGAATAAGATCCTCGTCGTCGATGACAACCAGGCTGTGCTGGATGCGTTATCACTGCTGCTGGAACTCCATGACTATCAGGTCGAAACGGCCTTAACACCTTTTGAGGCACTGCAAATCGTGCGCTATCAGCGTATTGCTTTAGTGATCCAGGATATGAACTTCACAGCGGACACCACCTCAGGGGAAGAAGGCAAAGCCTTATTCCGTGAACTGCGCGCCATTAACCCACATTTACCCGTGATCCTGATCACCGCATGGACCGAGCTGGAAATGGCCATAGAGCTGGTTAAAGCTGGTGCTGCGGATTATCTTGCCAAACCCTGGGACGATCAAAAGTTGCTTACTTCGGTTGCTAACCTGATCGCTTTAGGCGAAGCAAAAACGCAAAATGAACAGTATGAGCGAGTCGCGCAACAGCGTGAAACACTCAACGAAGGAGCAGATCTGCGCGGGCTTATCTATCGCAGTGCGGCAATGCAGCGGGTCGTCGATATGGCGGTGCAGGTCGCCAAGTCCGATGTATCCGTGTTGATCACTGGCGACAACGGCAGCGGCAAAGAAAAAGTCGCCGAGATCATTCAGGCTAACTCCACACTTAAAGCCGCACCTTTTATTAAGGTTAATGCCGGAGCGTTGCCACAAGAGCTGATAGAGGCCGAGCTGTTTGGCGCAGAGGCCGGCGCTTATACCGGTGCCAACAAGCAACGGATCGGGCGTTTTGAAGCCGCCGACGGTGGCACCTTGTTTCTCGATGAGATTGGCAATTTACCCTTATCCGGTCAAATGAAGTTGCTCAGGGTATTACAGACGGGCGAATTTGAGCGGCTTGGCTCTGTTGAAACCCGCCGCGTTAATGTTCGTGTGATCTCAGCCACCAATGCCGACTTACTGAGCGATATTCAAAGCGGGCGGTTTCGTCAGGACTTGTATTACCGCCTCAACGTGATTGAGCTGAACCTGCCGCCGCTCAAATCACGCAGCGATGATATTTTGCCATTGATTGGGCACTTTTTACCTGGTCGGGAGCTTAGCCTGAGCGCGGAGCAAAGGCTACTGAGCTATGACTGGCCGGGCAATGTCAGGGAGCTGGAAAACGCTTGTAAACGCGCCGCCGTACTCAATCCGCAGGGATTGCTGGAAGCGCAGGACTTTGGCTTGCAACAGGGCGCGCAGCGCAGTGAACAGCCAGCGCAGAGCAAACAAGAGCCCGGCAAAGCTGAGCTGGAAGGCGCGATGCGAGAATTTCACGGGGTTATTGCTAAGGTGGCACGCCATTTTGGCATGAGTCGCCAGGCCTTGTATCGCCGCCTGCAAAAACACGACATTGATTATTAA